Proteins found in one Polyodon spathula isolate WHYD16114869_AA chromosome 10, ASM1765450v1, whole genome shotgun sequence genomic segment:
- the LOC121322188 gene encoding secreted frizzled-related protein 3-like, which produces MFSSEVIVSLLAVMCMVAMPSAHGAACESIRIPMCRSMPWNMTKMPNHLHHSTQANAILAIEQFEGLLGTKCSLDLLFFLCAMYAPICTIDFQHDPIKPCKSVCERAKSGCEPVMKRYNHTWPESLACEDLPVYDRGVCISPEAIVTAEAPESMPDFPMDSHNGNCRGTNTERCKCKPIKPNQKTYIRNNYNYVIRAKVKEVRSRCHDVSAVVEVKEILKSSLVNIPRDIVTLYSSSGCLCPPLNANEEYIIMGYESEEQSRLLLVEGSIAEKWKDRLGKKVKRWDQKLRNPGRGKSESASGKTNTKQSRH; this is translated from the exons atgttttccaGTGAAGTGATTGTCTCATTACTCGCCGTTATGTGTATGGTTGCGATGCCCAGCGCTCATGGAGCTGCATGTGAATCGATCAGGATCCCGATGTGCAGGTCGATGCCTTGGAACATGACAAAAATGCCGAACCATCTACACCATAGCACTCAGGCGAATGCTATCCTCGCAATCGAGCAGTTCGAGGGCTTGCTAGGGACAAAATGCAGTCTGGATCTGCTTTTCTTTCTATGCGCTATGTATGCACCGATCTGCACCATAGATTTCCAGCATGATCCAATAAAACCGTGCAAGTCGGTCTGCGAAAGGGCCAAAAGTGGCTGCGAACCTGTCATGAAGCGATACAATCACACATGGCCGGAAAGTCTTGCCTGCGAGGATCTACCCGTTTATGACCGAGGGGTATGCATCTCACCGGAGGCAATAGTAACGGCAGAAGCACCAG AATCAATGCCAGATTTCCCAATGGACTCTCACAATGGTAACTGCAGAGGCACTAACACgg AACGCTGCAAGTGTAAGCCAATTAAACCTAATCAAAAGACGTACATACGGAACAATTACAATTATG tCATTCGAGCAAAAGTGAAGGAAGTGAGAAGCAGATGCCATGATGTGAGTGCAGTAGTTGAGGTTAAGGAGATCCTCAAGTCCTCCCTTGTGAATATTCCCCGAGACATAGTGACACTCTACTCCAGCTCAGGTTGCTTATGCCCGCCACTAAATGCCAATGAGGAGTATATCATCATGGGCTACGAGAGTGAGGAACAATCCAG gttactCTTGGTTGAAGGTTCTATTGCTGAGAAGTGGAAGGACCGTCTTGGTAAAAAAGTGAAG CGCTGGGATCAGAAACTTCGCAACCCAGGAAGGGGAAAGAGTGAATCAGCCTCTggcaaaaccaacacaaaacaaagtcgTCACTAA